The Micromonospora sp. NBC_00421 DNA window GGGTGGCACCGGCTACCAGCTTCCGGTCGCCGTGCTCCCGGCGGCGGACCGGACGCTGTCACCGCAGCGCGGCTCGCTGCGGCTGGACACCGGCGACCTGTCCCGGGTGACCGGATGAGCCCCCGACGCGACGACCAGCACCGCAGTGAAGGAGACCCGGACGCATGAGCGACGACGTGGAGCGGAACCGGAACGTCCTCGCCCTGCTCTGGGGCGAACTCCGTACCCTGGCCGAACCGGTGCTCGGCGCGGCCGACCCGTGGCGGCGGGCCCGGCTGATGCGGGCGCTGGGCTGGGACCTGGAAGCGGTCAGCGGGGTCGACGCGCACGCGTTCGAGCAGTGGGTCGGCACCGTCGGGGCCGCGATCGGGACGCTGGACGCCGCGATCGCCGACGGCCCGCCGGACTCGCTCGCCGAACTCAAGAAGATCGGCACCGCGGCCGGCACCGCGTTCGGACAGGTCGGCACGCTGCCCCCGGCGGTGCGCGGAAAGCTACCGCCGTCGGCCGGCCTGCCCGAGGCGCTTGCCGACGACCTCGTCGACCACCTGATCCTCACCTACCTGCTGCACCGGGCACCCTGGACGGTCCCGCTGCTGACCCTGCTCGGCCTGGTCACCCCCGGCGTCGAGCTGCCGGCCAGCCCGCCGATGCCGGCCGGTGACGCGCCGGTCCGGTTGCCCCGTCACCGCGACGAACTGCACCTGGAACGGCTCGTCGAGCTGGTCGCCGACCCCGGCGGTTACCTCAGGGGGCTGTACGCGCCGGCCGGTTGGGAAACCCCCGAGGCCGTCGACGCGCTGGCCGCGCGGCTGCTGCCCCGGCTCGCCGCCACGCTGCGCGCGTTCGGGGTGGACGCCGCGCACGGGGTGCGGCCGGGCATCGGCCCGGACCAGGGCGAGGCCGGGCAGCGGCTGGCCGACGGCCTGCTCCGGCTCCGGTTCGCCGTCGCCGGACCGCCCGGCGGGGAACCGCCCTCGCTGCCCGGCGGGGAACAGGCCGCGTTGCCCGGCGGGGGACAGCCCGCGTTGGTCGTTGGGGAACCGCCCGCGCTGCCCGGCCGGCAGGGACCGGGGTCACTGGCCGCCGCCGACCCGGACGCCCAGCTCCACCTCGGCGTCACCCTCGCCCTGGCCTGCTGGGACGGCCTGCTCACCGGGATCGTCGCCCCCACCGGCGAGGTGCACCTCGAAGGCGCGCTGGGCCGCTGGAACATCGCCACCGACCTGGCCGGCGCGGGCCCGGCCATCGCGGTCAACTCGGCCGGCGTGACCCTCGCCGGGGGCGGCCCGGCGGTGAAGTTCTCCGCCGAGATCGCCCGGATCGCGCCGAAGGACGAGCCCGGCTGGGTGATCGGCGCACCCGACGGCACCCACCTGTCCGTCGGGCAGCTCGTGCTGCGCGGTCGGGCGACGCTGAGCACCGGCCGGGACGACATCGAGCTGATGCTCGCCGCTGGCCGCGCCGAACTCGTCGTCAAGGCCGGCGACGGTGACGGGCTGCTGGCCCGGCTGCTGCCGTCCGACGGTCTGCGGTTCGGCTTCGACCTCGGCCTGGGCTGGTCGCTACGGACCGGCCTGCACCTGTCCGGGGCCGCCGCGCTGACCGCCGACTACCCGATGCACCTCTCGTTGCGCGGCATCCACCTGGAAGGGCTGCGGATCGCGCTCGCCGCCAGCACGCCCACCGCCAGCGTCGGCCTGACCGTCACCACCACGGTCCGGGCCGAGCTCGGCCCGCTGCGGGCGGTGGTGGAGAACATCGGGATCCGCGCCGACCTCGCCTTCCCGCCCGCGGTGCCGGCCGGCACCGGCAACCTCGGCAACGCCGACCTGGTGCCCCGGTTCAAGGCCCCGGACGGGGTGGGGCTGCGGATCGACAACGGCATCGTCAACGGCGGCGGTTACCTGTTCGTCGACGAACCCCGCGGCATGTACGCCGGCGCCCTCCAGTTGGGCATCGCCACCAAGGACGGCGTTTCACCGATGCGGGGCTTCCTGCTCCAGGCCACAGCGATCCTCAACACCCGCAACCCCGACGGCAGCCGACTGGTCGAGGCCGACGGCGACCACACCTTCTCGATGCTGGTCGTCGGCACCTTCCAGTGGTACCCGGGGCTGATGCTCTTCTGGGGCATCTCCATCACCGGTCTGGGGCTGGTGGTCGGGCACAACCGGCGCAGCGACCCCGAGGAGGTCCGCAACGCCGCCCGCGCCGGGACCCTGGACGCGCTGCTGTTCCCCGAGGACGTGGTGGGCCGGGCACCGGCGGTGATCGCCACCCTCAGCCGGATCTTCCCGGTCGACCCCACCGGCACCGTGCTCGGCGCGATGGTCCGGCTGAACTTCCTCTCCGGCCAGGTCGTCGCGGACCTCGCCGTGCTCGTCGAATTCCCCGACCCGGTCCGGGTGCTGCTGCTCGGCAGGCTGGTCATCGACTTCCAGTCGGCCGGACGGCTCCGCCTGGACTCGGCCGGCATCGTCGACGTCGCCCGCAGGGAGATCAGCCTCGACGGCGCCCTGATCGGCTCCCACCTGTTCGGCAGGCCGGTCTCCGGCGAGTTCATGGTCCGGGCCCGGTGGGGCCGCTCGTCGTCGTTCGCCCTGTCGATCGGCGGGTTCCACCCCAGGTTCTGCCCGCCGGCCGGCTTCCCGCCGGTCAAGCGGTTCGAGATCGCGCTGCAGAAGTCCGGCAAGGGCCTCAAACTCCACGCCTACCTGGCGATCACCAGCAACACCGCCCAGTTCGGGGCGGAGCTGGTGATGCACTTCGAGGCGGGTGCCCTGGCCGTCGACGGCCGGGCCTGGCTGGACGTGCTGTTCCAGTTCACGCCGTTCTGGTTCACCGCCGAGATCGGCGCGTACGTCACCCTGACCTACGACGGCACCGAGCTGCTGGTGGTCCGACTCGTCCTCGGGGTGAGCGGCCCCGGCCCCTGGCGGGCCTGGGGGGAGGCGCGCATCAAGTTCCTGTGGTGGGAGGTGTCGGCCAAGCTCGACTGGACCGACGGGAAGCGGGCCGACGCGCGGGAACCCAGCCAGGTGGACGCCGCGGCGCTGCTGGGTGCGGCGCTGTCCAGCCCGGACGCCTGGGAGATCGGGGCCGCCACCGTCGGCACGGAACCGGTGGCCCTACGGGCGGTCGAGGGGGCCGGGGGAGCGCTGCTGCTCTCCCCGGGGGCCACCCTCGGCGTACGCCAGAACGTCCTGCCCCTCGGCGTGGAGCTGCACCGGATCGGCACCTCCCGCATCCGTGGTCCGCACCGGTTCACCCTGACCGAGGTCAGTGTCGGCACCGGCGACGACACGGTACGCGGCACCCTCGGCGCGCCGATCCTCGACGACTTCGCCCCCGGCCAGTTCCGCGACCTGACCCCCGAGCAGCGGGTGCTCACCCCCGGCTTCGAACGGATGGAGGCCGGCCGTGCGGTGGCCCTGCCGGACGGCACCGCCCTGCCGGCGGACGACGCCACCGTCTTCGCCGGGCTCGACGCCGACGACGCCTACGACCGGGTGATCATCGACGACCCGCAGGACGCCGGACGGGAGATGCCGGCGACGCCAGCTGCCCGCTCGGCGACCGGCGCCGCACCGGGCGGGCTGCTCGCCCTGTTCGCGGCCACCGGCCCGGCCGCCAACGCCCGCAGCCGGACCACCGGAGCGGCCCGGTTCACCGGTGCCGACCTCGGTCTGCGCGACGCCGGGCCGTCCTGGCTGCCCGGCCCGGGCGTCCCGCACCCCACCGGCCGGCGACCCCGCCCGGCCCGGGTCAGCCCACCGGCGACCGCCCTGCCGACCGCGACGCAGGCCGCCGAGGTGGCCCCCGGGGGAGACCGCGGCCGGCTGTTCCGCCGGGTCGGTGTCCGCGTGCCCGACCCGACCATCGTCCTCGCCGAACCCGAGAAGGTGTCCTGACATGGGTGGCCTCCGCTTCCTGCCCTGGGTACGCGACGGCGTCGCCCGACTCGTCTCCGTACCCGACCCGCTCGGCGGGGCGCTGCCGCACACCCGCGCCGAGGTGGCGCTCTCGGTGACCGCGCACGGCACCGGCCCCGTCGGGGTCGAACCGGTGGACCTCGTCGGCACCACCACCGCCCTGCTGCACGGGCCGGGTGACGTGACCGGCCTGGACGGCCAGCAGATCATCCGCAGCCACCCGGCGGCGGGCGCGGACAACGTCGACGTGACCCTGTTCGCGGCGGTCGAGTTCGACCTGCCCGACCTGCCCTGGCGGTACACCCCGGCGAAGCCCGATCCGCAGGGCCGGCTGCGTCCCTGGCTGGTGCTCGTCGTCGTCCCGGCGGGCCCGCAGGGTCGGCTGGACACCTCGGCGGGGCAGCCGCTGGCCCGACTCGTCACCACCGCCGGGCAGCTCCCCGACCTCGCCGAGTCCTGGGCCTGGGCACACGTCCAGGTGCTGGCCCTCGCCGAGGACGAGAACGTCGCCGACATCCTCGCCGACGCGCCGCAGCGCACCCTGTCCCGGCTGATCTGCCCCCGACGGCTGGCCCCGGGCACCGACTACCTGGCCGCCGTCGTACCGGCCTTCGACGCCGGTGTGCGTGCCGGGCTGGGCCTGCCGGTCGACGCCGGTCCACTGGTGCCGGCCTGGGGCGTGGGCTCCCCGGCAGCCGATCCGCAGGCCCCGATCGTGCTGCCGGTCTACCACCACTGGACCTTCCGCACCGGCCCGGACGGCGACTTCGAGTCGCTGGCCCGGCGGCTGCGCGGCCGGGCCCTGCCGGCGGACGTCGGCCGGCAGCCGGTGGACATCGCCGCCGCCGGCGGTGGGCTGCCCGACCTCGCACCCGCCGGCGTGGAGGGCCGCTCCGTGCTCGCGTTCGAGGGTGCGCTCGCCTCGCCCAGCATGACCCCCACCGTCTGGCAGCCGGCCGCCGCCGCACCCTGGCAGGCCCGGATGACCGAGCTGCTCGCCCACGTCGAGGACTGGTTCACCCCACCGCTGTACGGCGAGATCCACCGCCAGCAGGGGCAGGTGCCACCGCCGGGCAGCGAGCCGCGCTGGCTGGCCGGGCTGAACCTCGACCCGCGCTACCGGGCGGCGGCGGCGCTGGGTACCCAGGTCGTCCAGAAACACCAGGAGGACCTGGCCGCCGCCGCCTGGCAGCGGGCCGCCGAGCTGTCCGAGGTCAACGAGCAGTTGCGGCGTGGGCAGGCGGCCCGGGACAGCGCCACCGCCCTGTTCGCCAAGCGGGTCGACCCGACGGCACCCGGAAACGCCCTCGGCGACGACCAGCTCGTCGCGCTGGCCCGTCCGGTGCACGACCTGGTCCCCGCCCCCGCCCCGACCGGGCTGACCAGCGCCGGCGTTGCCCCCGTCGAGTCGCTGGACGAACTACTCGACGGCAACGCCGGCGCCCGCGCGGCGACCAGCGCGCCGTTCCGCCGGTTGGCCCGTCCGCGCGGCCCACTCGCCCGCCGGCTGCGTCCCGCCGCGCCGGCACCGGCGGCGCTGCTGCGGCTGGCCGGCGGCGCGAGCCCGGTGCCGCCGGCCCGGATCCCGGCCGGCGGCGTCGTCTTCGACGATCTGGTCCCGCAGGAGCAGGGCATCGCCCGGCTGACCCGGGAACTCCTCGAAGCGGCCGACCCGTGGTGGCATCCGGCCGCCACGCTGGCTCCGACGTCCCTCGTGAGAGCCGCCGCGGACGACCCGGTCACCACGCTGGCCAGCAACGGCGGCGACCTGCTCGGCCCGGACCGGTTCTTCGTGGCCGCCGCCGACGGCCGGCTGTTCGAGCGACGCCGGCTCGACGGGGCCTGGACCTGGCGGGACCACGGCGCCCCGGCCGGCACCCGGGTGGTGACCTCCGGTGCCACCGTCGCCCCCGACCGGGTGTACGTGCGGACCCGCGACAGTCGGCTCTACGAGCGTCGCTACGACGGCGACCGGTGGGTGTGGACGGACTGCGGCAGCCCACCCGGCGGTGCCGCCAGCCGACCCACCGCCGGCGGCACCGACATCTTCATGCTCGCCCCGGGCGGTGACCTGTACCGCTTCGCCACCGTGGCCCGGACCTGGATCTCGCTCGGCCGCCCGCAGCTCGCCACCGGCGAGCGGTTGTGGGGTTCACCGCGCCCGACCCCGGCCGGCGTGTTCGTGGCCACCTCCGCCCAGCGGCTCTTCGTCCACACCGGGCAGTGGAGTCTGGTCGCCGACGGTCCCGGGCAGCCGCCGCCGACCTGGGGTTCCCCGGCGGCCTACCACACCCTCAGCCACCCCCGGGCCGACGGTTTCGGCTACCTCACCCCGACCGGTGAGCTGGTCACCCGGGTGCCCGGCTGGGGCGGGACCGTCAACCACGGCCGGGTGTCCTTCCGCCCTCCGCTGGCGCAGAACCTGCGGATCGTCTCGCTGGGTCAACAGACCGTGACCAGTGGCTACGACGAGGAGCCGGAGCTGCTCGTCCTGGCCCACCCCGAGGGCGACCCGGACGACCTGCGGCTGTACGGCCGCTACCAGTGGCGCAACGACGCGACAGGGGTCTACTCCTGGAACTGGGAGGAGATCGGCCGACCGGCCAACGGGATCGCCGCGCACCGGCCCGGCCCGGTCGTCGGCGACGACCGGGCCGGCGAGATCTTCGTCCGGACCGCCGACGGGAGGCTGGCCGCCTACACCTGGGGCGACCGGGCCGTCGGATGGGTCGACCACGGCACTCCGGCCGATCCACGTGGTGCCGGCCCGGACACCGCCCCGGCCCCGGCGCACGTCCGGTTCGCGCCCCGGCTCGGCCTGCTCTCCTCGCTGCTGGTGTCGTACCGGGTGGTCGAGGGAGCCGGCAGCCGGATCCGTTCGCAGGCCGTCCACCACCTCGACGAGGCGGGCCTGCTGCGGGAGGACACGCTCACCGCGCCGGTGGCCGGACCGTTCACCGGCGTGCCCGCAGCGGCCACCTCGATCACCGCCGGCACGCTCGCCGCCGGCGGACCGTCGTACCTGATCGCGGTGGCGGTGCTGGCCGGCAGCGCGCCCGGCACCCGGCGGCTGGCCTACTGGGTCGGCAGCGGGATCGACGCCGACGGCACCGCCACCGGCGGCTGGACCGGCCCGTACGAACTGCCCGATCCGGTGGGCGGGCACGCCGACGCGGTCGACGTCACCGTCGCCGACCTGGACGGTGACGGGTCACCCGAGCTCGTCATCGGGTACGCCGTCAACGGCACCGACCCGGCACGGGCGACCAGCCGGGTGTTCTACCGGGTCGGTTGGGGGCTGGACGCGGCCGGCCGGGTCACCCGGGGCTGGACGGACTCGCTGCCCACCCCGTACACCTTCACGGCGATCCACTCGGTCAGCGTCGACGTGGTCGACATGACCGGCGACCAGGTGCCGGACCTGTTGGTCTTCGTGGCCGGCACGGACGCGGCCGGGCTGCCGGCGGCCCGGTACTTCACCGGCCGGGGCATCAACCGGCGCGGCCGGATCGCCGACCCGGGTTGGACCGGCCCGCTGCCGGTCGCCGGTGAGGCGGCGGTGGCCGCCGGCGGCGCGGCGGGTGCGGCGGTCGTCGACGTCAGCGGCACCCGTCGTCCCGACCTGGTGGTGGCGTACCGCTCCCGGGTCGGGGTGCTCACCACCAGGGTCGGCTTCGACCTGGATCCCGACGGCGTGCCGGTGATCTGGAGCCCGCCGCAGGACATCCCCGGCGCGGCGGACGCGCCGACCGGACACGGTTGCAGCCTGCTCGTGGGCGACCTGCGCACCGACCTGGTTGCGGCGCGGAGCGCGATGGGCGACCGGTTCATCGCCGCCGCCGCGAACCACCAGGACCGGCTGGCCCCGGCCCAACGGTTGGCCGCCGACCCGAAGCCGACACGGGTGCCCCTCGCCCAGGCGGCGGGCGCGGTGCGCGCCACGGTACGCCCGGAGACCGCGGTCGCCGGTGAGGTGCTGGCCGGGCTGAGTGTCGCCGGTGACCTCCTGGTCGACGTGCTGCCCCCGACCGGCGACCCGCTGCGCCGACTGCTGGCCGGGATCACCTTCGACGTGCCCAGCTACGAGCTGCTACGCGGGCTGTCCCAGGAGTACGTGGTGCCGAACCTGCCGGCGGTGGCGCCGGAGACGATGACCGCGCTGGCCGCCAATCCCCGGTTCATCGAGGCGTTCCTGGTCGGGCTCAACCACGAGATGAGCCGGGAGATGCTGTGGCGGGGTTTCCCCGCGGATCCCCGGCAGACCTGGTTCCGGCAGTTCTGGGACGTCCGTGGCGCGGCGTCGGCGGGCGGGCCGCTCACCGACATCCCACCGCTGACCGACGATGCCTGGCGCACCGGCCCGCTCGGCAGCCACCTGACCGCGGTCGGCGCCGCCGACGAGCAGTCCCTGGTCCTGGTGATCCGGGGCGAGGTGCTGCGCCGGTTCCCGTCCACGGTGGTCACCATGCGGCGGGCCCGCTGGGTCGGGTCGCGGCGGGAGCCGACCGGGGTGGACCTGCCGCCGATCTTCCAGGCTTGGCTCTCCCCGGACCTGCTGCTGTTCGGTTTCCCGTTCACCGCCGAACAGGCCCGTGGCGCGACCGACCAGGCGCACGGCGATCCCGGCTACTTCTTCGTCCTGCGGGAGCAACCCACCGCACCCCGGTTCGGTCTGGACACCGAGCCGGCCGACCCGCCGTCGTCGGCCTCGCCGGGCACCCCGGTCTGGGCCGGTCAGCACTGGGACGACCTGCACTGGGGCGACCTGCCCGCCGGTGCCCGCTTCCTCTCCCCTTACGCGCCGGGCTTCCCGGCCACGCCGGTGGACGGCGCGGTGTTCGGCCGCAACGCCGCCGACATGGCCCGGGTGGCGCTGCAACGGCCCGTCATGCTCGCCCGCCACGCCAGCGACCTGCTGCTCACGCCGGAGACCCAACCATGACCGTCGCACCCCGCCCCGCCGGCACCACCGCTGTCCCGCCGGCCACCCGACCGTCGTCGGGGGAGCCGCAGGCCACCCGGCCTTCGCTGGCGCAGCCGCAGGCCACCCCGACGCCGCTGTCCGACGCGCTCACCGGCACCCCGTGGACGCTGTCCACCGGATACCCGCTGGCGCTGCTGCCGGTCCGGCTGGAGACCCGGTTCGCCGGTGCCTCGCTGCGGATCCGGGTCTATCCCGACCAGATCCACATCGACAGCCACGAACCCCGGCTCACCGACGACGAGGTGGCGGCCGGCCAGGCGTACTGGCAGGGTCCGACCGCCGACGGCACCGCCCCGACCGGCGGTGCCGTACCGGCCGGTGACCCGCTGCCGGCCGGGCCGGGTACGGAGGCCTGGGCCGAGCTGGTCCGGCGGTTCGGGGAGACCCGGGCCGGCTGGATCGCCCGGGTGATGGAGCCCGACCCGTCGACCGGTGACCTGCCCGACCCGCTGCGCCGCCCGGCGCCGTGGTGCGAACCGGCCCGGGTCCGACTGCTACCCACCCGTTGGTACGCGGTGGGCCGGACCACCGACGACACGCTGTTCACCGGCGTCTCCCTGCCGGTGACCCGCGACCTGGCCGCCGGACCGACCCCGGTGCCGCCCGCCGACCCGGCGACCCGCACCCCGGCCGGGGCGGGTGGCGCCACGGCACCCCCGGTCGACGAGGGCATGCGCTGGATGGTCGACTACCCGGCCGCGGTGGCCGCCGGAATGGCCTTCGCCGTCGACGTGCCCACCGACAGCGCCGGCCGGCCCCAACCGGTGGACCGCCTGCTGGTCTTCGGCGTCGACACCGACACCGCGCCGGACGTGTCCGCCGCGCAGCTCGGCCGGTTGCTGGAGGCCCACGCCGCCACCGACGGGCTGGCCTTCCTGCCGCCGGGCACCCCGACCAACAACACCGAGACGGTCACCGTGACCGCGCGTGCCCCGGTCGCCCGGGTCACCGGCACCGACGTGGTACCCGGCGACACCGGTGCGCCGGACGAGAACGCCGCCGCCCTGGCCAGCCGGGCTCTGGCCGTACCGCTGCGTGCCGTAGCGGCCGGGGCGTCCCCGACCGCGCCGACGGCCGACGACCTGGCGGCCGTCCGCCGTCGGCCGGTGCGCGCCGACGCGCCTACCGCGCTGGCCCGTGCCGCCGCGGCCGACCGGGACGAACGGCGGATGGCCCGGCTGGTCCGGCGGGCCCTCTGGCCGGCCGGACCGGGCAGCATGCTGCGGCACCTGCTGCCGGTGGCCACCCCCGACGAGCAGCGGAGACTACGCGCCCACTTCGTCGAGCACCTGCACCCGGAGGGGCCGTTGCCCACCCTGCGCGTCGGTGCCCAGCCCTACGGGCTGCTTCCGGTCGCGGCGCTGCGCCGCTGGCAGCCGGCCGGCCCCGCCGAGGCGCGGGCGGTCCCCGTGCTGCGCGAACTCTGGCAGCGGGTCTGGCTGGCCGCCCCGGCCCCCCGGATCCGGCCCGGGTTGCCCGACCCCGAGCAGACCATGGTGGAGATCCTGGCCACCGACGCCCGGGTGTTGGAGGTTCGGGCCCGCAGCATGCTCGGCAACGACTACGTGAGCTGGCTGTGGCGGTTCGCCCGGCTCGAACTCGGCCCGCACTGGCGGCAGCAGGTCGTCGAACCCGGCCGGGCGCTGCTGGCCGCGCTCGGTCTGGGTGGCCCGGTCGATCCCCGGCTGTCGCTGGCGGTCTTCGCCGAGGGTGCCTTCGCGCTGGGCACCCCGCTGGTGGCCGCACCCGGCCCGGCCCGGGCCGAGAGGATCCGGGCCTACCTCGACGCGCTGGCCGCGGTGGGCCTGCGCGGCGACCGGATTCCGGTCGCACCCGCCGCCGACGGGCCGGTGCCGCTGTTCCACCGGCTGCTGCGGGCGGCGCTGATCGCCGAACACTCGGCCGCCGCCGACCTGCTCGCGCAGGTCGCCGGGCTGCCGGCCGCCGCCGAGATCCCCGAGCCGGAACTGGTCGACGTCCGACCGGGCGAGGTCACGCCGACGCTGCGCCGGCGGCTGGCGGTCACCGTGCCCGGCACCGGCGGCCGGAGTGTGGGCGACTACCTGGCCGCCGCGACCGGGGACGGTGACGCCCGGCACCTGGCGGCCACCGCCGACCTGCGCGAGCTGCGCGGCGCGCTGGAGGGCCTGGCGACCGGGCTGGACACGGCCACCCTCGACCCGGACGACCTGGACCGGTACGTCGCCGGCACGCTCGGGCTCGCCGCGCACCGGCTGGACGCCTGGGTCACCTCCCTG harbors:
- a CDS encoding DUF6603 domain-containing protein is translated as MSDDVERNRNVLALLWGELRTLAEPVLGAADPWRRARLMRALGWDLEAVSGVDAHAFEQWVGTVGAAIGTLDAAIADGPPDSLAELKKIGTAAGTAFGQVGTLPPAVRGKLPPSAGLPEALADDLVDHLILTYLLHRAPWTVPLLTLLGLVTPGVELPASPPMPAGDAPVRLPRHRDELHLERLVELVADPGGYLRGLYAPAGWETPEAVDALAARLLPRLAATLRAFGVDAAHGVRPGIGPDQGEAGQRLADGLLRLRFAVAGPPGGEPPSLPGGEQAALPGGGQPALVVGEPPALPGRQGPGSLAAADPDAQLHLGVTLALACWDGLLTGIVAPTGEVHLEGALGRWNIATDLAGAGPAIAVNSAGVTLAGGGPAVKFSAEIARIAPKDEPGWVIGAPDGTHLSVGQLVLRGRATLSTGRDDIELMLAAGRAELVVKAGDGDGLLARLLPSDGLRFGFDLGLGWSLRTGLHLSGAAALTADYPMHLSLRGIHLEGLRIALAASTPTASVGLTVTTTVRAELGPLRAVVENIGIRADLAFPPAVPAGTGNLGNADLVPRFKAPDGVGLRIDNGIVNGGGYLFVDEPRGMYAGALQLGIATKDGVSPMRGFLLQATAILNTRNPDGSRLVEADGDHTFSMLVVGTFQWYPGLMLFWGISITGLGLVVGHNRRSDPEEVRNAARAGTLDALLFPEDVVGRAPAVIATLSRIFPVDPTGTVLGAMVRLNFLSGQVVADLAVLVEFPDPVRVLLLGRLVIDFQSAGRLRLDSAGIVDVARREISLDGALIGSHLFGRPVSGEFMVRARWGRSSSFALSIGGFHPRFCPPAGFPPVKRFEIALQKSGKGLKLHAYLAITSNTAQFGAELVMHFEAGALAVDGRAWLDVLFQFTPFWFTAEIGAYVTLTYDGTELLVVRLVLGVSGPGPWRAWGEARIKFLWWEVSAKLDWTDGKRADAREPSQVDAAALLGAALSSPDAWEIGAATVGTEPVALRAVEGAGGALLLSPGATLGVRQNVLPLGVELHRIGTSRIRGPHRFTLTEVSVGTGDDTVRGTLGAPILDDFAPGQFRDLTPEQRVLTPGFERMEAGRAVALPDGTALPADDATVFAGLDADDAYDRVIIDDPQDAGREMPATPAARSATGAAPGGLLALFAATGPAANARSRTTGAARFTGADLGLRDAGPSWLPGPGVPHPTGRRPRPARVSPPATALPTATQAAEVAPGGDRGRLFRRVGVRVPDPTIVLAEPEKVS